TGACTTCTAAGGGAGGGAATGATATATTAATTGAGATTTCTGCCCTCCCGTGCCTCTTGTCCAGTCTTCTTCCTGACTTGGCAATCCCTGATCTCCAAGCATCACTTTGGGTGCAAGGGCAGAAATCTGAGCTGGTGATTTAACATGTTGGACATCCCCTTTGGGGGTGGGATAAAAGGAGTTAGTCACCCAGGCTTCTTTTTCTATGTCCTTTGCCTGTCTCTACCACCTGAGGGGTTAAGGACCTCTCCCACTCCCAGGAACCCTAAAGGATAGGCCAGAATTAAGGTCAGAAACTTTAATTGCAATTATActgaacaaaaatatgtaaccCCAGCAGCAGCCCTTTTTCTGTGGGGGAGATCCTGCAGTGTATCTAGGGGAAGGGACAAAAAGGCGAGGGGTGGAGACTTGGGGCACATCTTCAACTTCACCTACAACTGAACATAGTTTGCCCGCTGTGTTAATACACAGGGGTCTCCTGGTGTCCTCCTACATGTTTTGAGAGGCCAAAGGCTAAAGGCTCTGCTGTTCTTCCTTGAATGAGAATCTCGTCCTTACCTCTGTGTGAGAGATGTCCAGAAAAGGAGGGGTGTCTGCCTACAACTCCTAGTAGTATTTTCTGTCCAGCCCCTGCACCCCACTTTAGAGGCTCCCTGACAGGCACAAAGGAAAGGCATCTGTGATGTCTCGGAACTTATGCTTCCATGGTGGCTTGTGCTGAGGTGAAGACCACACTCTTCCGGTTTCCCAGCCTCTTCTTTCTGGAAGGGGGAATAATTGTTCATGGGAGTGACTCGTGTCCTCAGTGAAGCAATTAGAGGTGGAATatgagaatactttttaaaagaaaggactgCAGGAATGGAAAGTAGGACCTCACCGAATCTTTCTAACGATGAAATAAATGGCCAGCAGAAGGCAGAGACAGCCAATCAAGATTCCCACACCTAAACTCAGCATTTCACCTGCGGGAGACAGCGATGGAAGGTGTCAGCCCAGGACTAACATTGAACTTTTCCCCTGACTTGCTGAGGTCCCTCCTGTCTCTTGGTTCCTGGGTAGGGCTGTCTTACCTGTGGTATACAAGGATCccactgtagaggaagaaaacttgGGTCAGTGGGGCTTCAGAGTCCATCCCAACTGTAAGCAGCCCGCTGCTTTTATGCCTGGGAAAATCACCTGGgcacccagggctgggggtggttCCCAGTCCAAGTAAGTACTGGAAACCCCTTCCCCTTTTAGTTTTTTCTGTCTCAGGTGTTCCCTAGTTCCTGTCATTGAGAACCTGATTTCCCTTCTCTTCTGAGCCTTGGAGAGTCACCTTGGGTGAATGAAGCAAAGACAGTCCGCTGATTGAGAGGCTGGGGAGCTCTATAGTTCTGAATGAGGGGCTCAGAGGGCTCCTCTTCTGTGGAGAACAATGTCTCCTGAAGCTTTTCCAGCTGAGAAGAGTGGGAGAAGTCACTTTTGGGATGGGAAAGGGTCTGGagttaaaattttcttcctttacctCTTCATTACTCACCTGTCCCATTGAAATCTGGGCCCTTCGATTGAAGACTGTCCAGAGCACACTTTGGTAGCAGGGAGGCGTTGTGAGTGAGCCATTGTAACGAAAGAACTGCTCCAGCTGTGGGGGGAGCAGCTCTCCCACATTGAAAGGAGGCACTGAAGTCTTCTGATCTGGGGAGAACAGAGTAGGATTCATCTTGCTGTACTCTGACTTACCTAGACAGGGTTTCCAAAGCAAAACCCACAGGCCCTGAAATTGCTGCCTCCCAAAACCTcttaggacattttttttttttttttttttttggttggggggagGCTACCgggaaatgaactcaggggcacctaaccactgagcctcatccccatcctattttgtattttatttatagagagggtctcactgagttgcttagcaccttgcaggTGCTGagtgaggctgactttgaacttgtgatcctcctgcctcatcctccagagatgctgggattacaggtgtgtgccagcagGCCCAGcctaggacatttttaaaaagtattcctaAAGTCTAATCTCACTATAGATTTTTAGTTCTCACCTTTATGTCTTATTTCATGCAGATGACTCAGAATGTGTTCATAAGCTGGATTGTCAGTCTCACCCAcctggaaggggaggaaagggagagagtgtGGAATGAGTCCGTGCTGGGAGTGAGACATTTATGTACAGAATAGGTGGTCAGGAGGTATTGTTGCCTGTGGTTAGGAAGGAGGCCGGCAATGAAGTAGGCCTAAGGGACGCAGAGGAAGTGGAAAGAGAGCTGGGAGGGACTGGGGGCCACTGACCTCAATTAGGATGCCTAGTACAGCTAGCCCCTGAGGCCTCTGGGCAGCCTCACTCAAGCTGCCATAGGAATCGGAGTCATAATGCACCATGTGGAgctgagggaagggagagggatggagTCATTTAATGCTTTTCTACCCCATTCCCTCCAAGGCCTTGACCTATCCACCACTGCAACCCCCATCATGCTCCAAATCTGTCCCCAACACTTGTCCTTGTTCCCCCAGTAGGGCTTTTCCTAGTGTCCAGATTCCTTCCCCAGAACCAGTCATCCCTGTGTCATCCCTTGGGTCCTAGTCCGAGCTCTTTGTTCTCTGATACCTCTGCAACCGTGGCTTCACTGTTGATCTGGTGCTCTGACCCCCCTGGGGATCCTTTCCGACCCCAGTGCAGGTGGAGCTGGGCAGCTGCATATTTTCGGGGCAGTCCGCCCAGATACAGGGTTGGGGGCAGAGAGAGTTGCACTGTGAGGAAAAGAGCAAGTTAGAGTTGGCGGAGGGACATGGGTCATTCTCACCCGTGGTTGCCCCTTCTCGGGAGATCATTGCTCCCATAGACCAGTGCTTTTCTAGCACAGCTTTCCTGCTCTCAGTGAGGTCCACCCCTCAGGCTTGATCAGAGACATTTAGCTCCCACCTTGATTACAGGAGCCcaatcctcattcttttttttttttttttaaagagagagagagaatttttaatatttattttttagttctcggcagacacaacatccttgttggtatgtggtgctgaggatcgaacccgggtcgcacgcatgccaggcgagcgcactaccgcttgagccacatccccagcccacaatccTCATTCTTATATCTCCAAATTCATGGACGGAGCTTTCTGAAAACTTGTGTTAcgaaaatatttctttctcttggccCCTAAGATTTGAACTGGAGATTTGAACGCTGGGAGCCTAGGTTTTTACCTGTGTGGCCATTGTTGTGCAAGTCCAAAGGCTCAGTTCCAGGCTGATCATATCCGTGGGGCTGCAGAGCAGGCAACTCGGGGTCAAATGTCACACTGTCTGTCTGGATATCGATGGGGGACTGGGCATTGCTTCCACACTCAGGGTAAGAGGCTGGCCAATGGTCCTGACCATGTGGGCCTGGTGGGGGTAACCATGGATATTTGTCctgccctccagccccagccaccCTTCAACACACCCCTGCCAAGTTCTCCATCTGTGTGCAGGTAGAAATGCACTTGCCCCACCCGGGAGAGACAAGTAGCAGTCCCACCGGACTCTACGCTGCAGTTCCCTTGCCTACCCAGAGGCAGAGATGACTCCCCAGTTACCCTGGTACATGTGAAGTGGTAGCTCTTACCTGTAGTTTGAGGACAAGAAAGCTGAATGAGGGGAAGAGGAGATGGATAGATAGCCTGAATGCCCAGAGAGGTAGAATTAGAGTAGGAATGATAAAATGAGGGGAAATAAATGATCCTAGAGAGAAGGTCTCCTTGGAGTGCCCTATTAAGTAGTCTTAGAATTCAGCTACCTATCTTGACTTTTTGTCATTTCTTGCTCTCACACTGAAATTTGCACTGAGACTGGGGTTTTGTTAAGTCGTTCATCAGAAGTTCAGAGGGATAGAGTTCCACCTCCCCTAAGGTCACAAACTAACCTGCTACTCTTCCTCACTCCTCATCTCAAGCTCTGTCCCAGTTCCAAAAGCAGGTTGGGAATAGGACTGAGAAGAATTCAGAGAGCCAAGAGAATAGCAGCTAAGCTCCGAGATCCTCTCCCCACCCAGTTTTCTTTCCACACCAACTCCCTCACTCCCACACTGATTTATTGAGGACTCAACTGACTTTTATGCTGAATCAGGAGGTGTGGGATTTAATGATTACAACAGGGTCTACAAATCATACATGCACAGCCCAGGCCAAGGGGAGATGGGGAAGGGAGGCGTTAGTGTGCAAAGCTAAAGGAAACTGCTCCCCACCCCAGGATAAGTCTTCCTGCAGGTGAGGAGGTCCCAGGGTTAGAAGGGTGTTGACAGGCCACCTGGAGTTCTGTTCTCACCTTCATATGTCCAATGGTGACCTGCAAGACAGAGTAATTTGGGTTACAACCAATGCAGACTGGGGCAGGGCCCTGgcttccaccctcccctcccagggGCCCTTGGTAccacttcccctccccctctgcctTCCACTCCACTTCCCAAAGGAAGCCCTGAAACCCGACACCTCAGCCGAAAGGTCGGGGGGCCTATTTAAAATCACAGCCAGGCTCAGCTGGTGCTTGCTGAGTAAAGGAGGAAGGGGAATGGAGAAATAAAGCCTGGAGACTAAAATTAACTTGGGTCTAAATGTGCCGTCAGCCCAACCCTCACTCCAGCCTGGGCCAAGTCAATCCAACAGAAGGTTGGGGTGGGCTGAGGTGAGAATGTGGGCAGAGGGTttggaggaaagggaccagaaaaagaagaagggaaagaatttTGCTGTTCTGTATGTGTGTTGGGTGGGGACTGCTACTGAGAGCAGAAGGGAGAATCATTCTTTTGCCTTGAAGCATTGCATAAAGGGAGGCACTGATCTGTAAAATAACACTGGAATTCTTCTGATCCCACTAGTTCTAGAGGAAACTCCCCATTACCTGGAACCCCTGCTTCCCAAGATCCCTGCTGTCTCTGGAGAGGTGGGAGTCAAGGCAGGGTCTACTCTAGGTTGAGGGTGGTGGGTGGGCATAGGCTGCCAGGCTGGCAGGGACAGGATGAAAATGAAGCATTGTGTGTAAAAAGGAGAGCTGCCAGCGGGTCACATGCCAGGCTCTCTGCAGGCTCTCGTGCAGTCCTGTCTCTGGCTGACAGGCGGGGGTCTGCTGGCCCAGCCCCACACAGGGCCAAACTGCTTCAAGGGGAAGAGGGAGGCCTTGCGGATTTttgctattaatattaaaatggccAGAAACTCCGGAGAAAACCCTAAACTCTTTCCCCCTCTCTCAGACTTGTAAGAAGTCTTGGATCTCTTGGGTCTATTCCACTGGCCCATCCCTCAGCTCCGACAACTTTGAAAAGCAGCCCAAGAAACGGCTGGAGGCAACCTCTTATTTACCAGTCTGTGGGCCACCCCAACAGAGGGAATCCCCTGGGGCCCTTTCCCCCACCAAATCCTCAACACAGTCATTCTAGTCCcctttctttccccatttttttcctttctcctcagaTGAAATTTTGGCTCGCCTGTTCTGTTACCCTCTTGCATTCTTCTGCTCCCTAGGCAGCCCTTTGCCTTGTTCTAAGAAACCTTCATTGCACgcctactgtgtgctaggcatgAGAGAGACACAAAAAAGAGGTGTAGGTGTCCTGGGGACACTTCTGGAGCTCCTCAGTCAGTTCTCCCAAGAACACCTCATCTCCTGGGAGTTCCTGAAAATCCACCCTAAACTGTAAAGGGTCAAACAAATATTGACTATTATTACTAGTATTCTCAGGGAAAAACTAGGAAGTTAGTCTCTCCATAGAAccagggggggtgggggggcggagttgtggctcggtggtagcgcgcttgcctagcacatgtggggcccagggtccatcctcagcaccacagaaaaataaaataaaggtgttgtgtccaactacaactaaaacaaagtgtttttttttttttttttttaaagaggactTCAGCTGTGAGGTGATCCGGCGATCAGCTGGAGTTCAGGGTCTGAGCTGGGCTGGCCTTGTTAGATATGTCCCCCGCCTCAGTTCCCCGGCAGAGTTTGTAAAGAAGCTACCAGGGCGGCCTGCAACTAGGACAGTGGGGATAGCCTCTGGAAAACTGCAAGGAGATGCCTGCTCTGGTCTGTATTAGGCCTGCCCCTGgcaccttctccctgtccccaacAACAGCTGGGCTGGAAAGgtaaagggaaaagaagggaacGGTTTCCTCCATGTTCTTTTCCCTACCCCTGCGCCTATTGTTCCAGCCCCTGGGCGTCCTTTTACCTCTCCTCCCCCCACTGAGCACACAGGGTGACATGTGGATATCAGCCCAGACCAACACACAGACAGCCAGTTGTACCTACCCCCGTCTGCAGCCAGGATCCAAATCACCTCTAGCAGGAGGGCGAAGAACAACATGGTATCCCCAGGAGGGGGACAGGGAACCAGGAATTTGGGGACTAAAGGACTAGGAGAgactgaggaagagagaggaaagaagagttcCTGGCGTTGAGTatatttatctctctttctcttgctgtaTCTGGATTTCCAGGGAATTTGATTTTCATTGGGATACCGTGAATTTCTGGGTCCCAGGAAAAATCTCTTGctgcctctctctgctctctttatctctttctgaAGTCTCCAGTCCACTGCTGGCCAGTGACTTCACAATTGCCTCTCGCTTTTAAGGTGGCTCTGGACTGGTGTACGTGGGGAGGGGGGGTGCCTGGACTGCAGGCAGGCAGCTCCTTAAATAGCCAATTAGGCGTGCAGGATGGCCCCGCTCAGAGCCAGAGCGCGCGAGTTTCACCggagccctggccctggctctgGAGCCCAGCTGGGTGAGCTCTTCTTTCCTCTGCTGTTCACGCAGATACTCCTCAGATGGGTGTCCCCTGGAGCAGGCAGGGACAAGAAAGGGGGCCTTTGGGGCTCAATGCAGCCACCTCAAGAAGACACTATGTTCTCATTTGCCTGCCTGGCTTCTCCCCTGAGGAGTAGCACCCTGGGTGGTGGGGGGCCTATTCCCAACGCCTTGCAGTGTCTGAGCTGCCCTGGAATAGAAGGCAGAGTTAGGGGAGAAGTTAAGAAGGAGCTGGGGACTCAGGGTGCAGGTGGGGTAGGGGTGGGAAGTCACAGTCTGGAAACCTGGGTTGTGGAGAATCAGAGAAGTAATACGAGGAGAACTTGTCGGGAGCGCTGTCTTCCTCCTGTTCCTGTCACTACCCCCTTCCCACGGTGAGGCCTGGGTCCACGTGCTTGTGTGCCTGGGGGGGGGTGGTTTTGTTTGCTGTATAAAGCCCATTTGTGTGCccagtgggggaggggctgcCACAGCACCATGGAGAGACAGCGGCTCTAACTGCCAGACACAgccacctccctccccagggaGCCCAGATCTAGGGCGGCTTTTGTCACTTAAGAGGACACTGACCCCTAGCAGAGAGGCCGGGgctggagggagatggggagacCATGGAAACAATCACTATCACAGAAAAGGCGGACTCCAGAGAACAAGcacagagagagcagagagagtcTGCGTGGCCCAGGGTCTTCCTTCCTGCCCCAGGGGGGCCGAGGCAGGACAGTGGGACTGAGTGAAACCTGCCACAGTGGAGCCGGGCCAGCGGAGCCCAGAGGCGGCGCGTCTCAGGAATGTGGGCTGGTGTGTGTGCTCCCCCACAGGACTGGAAATCCCGATCGGAATGTACATCCTAAATCCCTCATTAGGGAATGTGAAAGCCCACAGATAATTTCAGATCTTTCTCCTTCACACTCTTCACCAGGGTCACTAGCCTGAAGGATGCACCCATTTGAGCTCCCTCTGTCCTCTTTGCTCCTTCTGAGTGGCAATAAACAGCCCAAACAAAGGGAGCCGAAGCTAAATAAGGGAGCAGGATAAAAGCCAAAGGAAAGGAATAATGCATGCATGTGCTGGACCCTCAGCTCCTGCAGCAGGCGCTAGCTGCGCCCTCCTGTCCCCTGGGATGGCTCTGCCAAACAGAGCCGTTTGTTTTCAGAtgtcctttccttttttattttctcatctccctctgaaattatttttcccttacaGAAAAGTTTTCTGTTTTGAAGTTTCCCCAAAGACTCATCTATCCATCCCATCTATGAAGAATACAAAAGTTTAAATCCGATTTCTTCAGAATCAGAGTGGTTAATACAGAGGAACcgccaccacaaaaaaaaagcagaaatgtcTTTCACACAGTAGGAAAGAAGTCTGCATTGAATGACCTCTGCCAGGACAGTCCCCTGGAGCCTGTGGGATCGGGAGTCAGTGTCCCAAGGCAGGTGGCACGTCTTGACAGGCGCCACCTCCTGGCTAATCCatgaatttcttaaatttaaaatgaatctcACTGTGGTgggctatttttttatttttctgtacagTTGAACATTATTTCACAAAGATATCTTAGCCCCAAATCAGCACTTTCCATTCCTGAGTGAGCAGCCCCTCTGGGTGCTCGTGCTCCCACACAGACGGCTGCTTTTGTTTCTAGGAGAGGGGAGAAGGGCGGTGAGCACCCTCAACTGGGGCTCTGATGTTATTCTGATCTCTGGCTTTACTGTGAATACATCCATTGTTGCTTTCTAGTCTCGCCGACATGGAGTACGTGTCAAGATAACCCTaatgattatgatttttaaaatatttatttttcagttgtagctggacacaagaCATTtatcttattgatttatttttatgtggtgctgaggatcgaacccagggcctggcatgtgctaggccagcagcctactgctgagccacgaccccagccccctgattattttgttttaaatgatagTTTCTATTCAAACCCTGGCATCTTTGTTTCAGTGCTGACTTCTCCCATTCcagtctttttctcttcctggggTTGGCCAAACTACTAAAACCAAGCCATTCCACTGCCTTCTGGCGCCATCTCCTGTCCTGGCAAATGCAGTGAAATGTGAATGTCAGAATCAAAAGTGTTCAGGTTCTTGTTTGTCTTGTCTTAAAGGGTCTTAACTTAGGTATTTAAACTCGCTACTCTAAAACATTATAGGAACCTGTTAATTGCTCTGAGTTTGTGTGGTGGAGTTAAATAAAGGAGGGAGTTGGGTTTTTAAAAACCCCCAAACCAAGAATGGTTACAACAGAACTGCAAGCAGTACAAGTGCTAACTAATGGCtaagaaagaatcagtgaggAGACAGAAATAGATGGAATCAGATTTTCTAGAAAAGCAAATAACATTGCACCCTGAGGTACTGTAGACCTGAGATTCTAATTTGATAGGAAATCACATTTAGTATTACATGTTTGTTGTTTAACACTTTGGTACTACAGCTacttaagaaaacacaaaagtgCTCAAGAATTAATGTCAAAGTAATTAGGGAGAGGAGGGTGGTCAGAattcctttgaatattttttttttcagttttccagatCACATTGCTGTTAGTTATAGTATGAGAATTTTGGGGGGGCAGgtagggataccagggattgaactcaggggcacttggccactaagccatatccccagccctattttagtatttaatttagagac
This genomic interval from Urocitellus parryii isolate mUroPar1 chromosome 11, mUroPar1.hap1, whole genome shotgun sequence contains the following:
- the Ca14 gene encoding carbonic anhydrase 14 isoform X1, which translates into the protein MLFFALLLEVIWILAADGGHHWTYEGPHGQDHWPASYPECGSNAQSPIDIQTDSVTFDPELPALQPHGYDQPGTEPLDLHNNGHTVQLSLPPTLYLGGLPRKYAAAQLHLHWGRKGSPGGSEHQINSEATVAELHMVHYDSDSYGSLSEAAQRPQGLAVLGILIEVGETDNPAYEHILSHLHEIRHKDQKTSVPPFNVGELLPPQLEQFFRYNGSLTTPPCYQSVLWTVFNRRAQISMGQLEKLQETLFSTEEEPSEPLIQNYRAPQPLNQRTVFASFTQVGSLYTTGEMLSLGVGILIGCLCLLLAIYFIVRKIRKKRLGNRKSVVFTSAQATMEA
- the Ca14 gene encoding carbonic anhydrase 14 isoform X2 yields the protein MKAIYPSPLPLIQLSCPQTTGPHGQDHWPASYPECGSNAQSPIDIQTDSVTFDPELPALQPHGYDQPGTEPLDLHNNGHTVQLSLPPTLYLGGLPRKYAAAQLHLHWGRKGSPGGSEHQINSEATVAELHMVHYDSDSYGSLSEAAQRPQGLAVLGILIEVGETDNPAYEHILSHLHEIRHKDQKTSVPPFNVGELLPPQLEQFFRYNGSLTTPPCYQSVLWTVFNRRAQISMGQLEKLQETLFSTEEEPSEPLIQNYRAPQPLNQRTVFASFTQVGSLYTTGEMLSLGVGILIGCLCLLLAIYFIVRKIRKKRLGNRKSVVFTSAQATMEA
- the Ca14 gene encoding carbonic anhydrase 14 isoform X3 gives rise to the protein MKLSCPQTTGPHGQDHWPASYPECGSNAQSPIDIQTDSVTFDPELPALQPHGYDQPGTEPLDLHNNGHTVQLSLPPTLYLGGLPRKYAAAQLHLHWGRKGSPGGSEHQINSEATVAELHMVHYDSDSYGSLSEAAQRPQGLAVLGILIEVGETDNPAYEHILSHLHEIRHKDQKTSVPPFNVGELLPPQLEQFFRYNGSLTTPPCYQSVLWTVFNRRAQISMGQLEKLQETLFSTEEEPSEPLIQNYRAPQPLNQRTVFASFTQVGSLYTTGEMLSLGVGILIGCLCLLLAIYFIVRKIRKKRLGNRKSVVFTSAQATMEA